From the Solibacillus sp. FSL R5-0449 genome, one window contains:
- the hmpA gene encoding NO-inducible flavohemoprotein, protein MLAQQTINIIKSTVPVLEVHGLAITKTFYSNLFRENPELLNIFNHTNQKKDRQQTALANTVYAAAVHIDNLEAIVPAVVQIAHKHVSLGILPEHYPIVGKYLLEAIKEVLGDAATDEIIDAWGKAYGVIADVFISVEEDLYKAAENAGGWRAFKEFTIAEVVEESEAVKSFYLKPVNGEKLPAFKAGQFITLRTQVPGEQYLMNRQYTLTDGSENYFRISVKREDDVTPNGIVSNFLHNAEIGTKVDVSAPAGVFTLVENDSPVLFISGGVGVTPLQGMLKTIEGRQASFIQCARNENVAAFKETIEENVAATDGKYKAVYSDLDGYITKAQIEEFLEPGTEVYVCGPTVFMETVIQYLVELGVPAEKIHYEFFGAAMALQIKKTA, encoded by the coding sequence ATGTTAGCACAACAAACAATCAATATTATTAAATCAACAGTACCTGTATTGGAGGTACACGGATTAGCCATTACTAAAACTTTCTATTCAAACTTATTCAGAGAAAACCCTGAATTACTAAACATTTTCAACCATACAAACCAAAAGAAAGATCGTCAGCAAACAGCTTTAGCAAACACGGTTTATGCAGCAGCAGTACACATCGATAACTTGGAAGCCATCGTTCCGGCAGTTGTTCAAATTGCACATAAACACGTTAGTTTAGGAATTTTACCGGAGCATTATCCGATTGTCGGCAAATATTTATTGGAAGCAATCAAAGAAGTTCTAGGAGATGCAGCAACAGATGAAATTATCGACGCTTGGGGTAAAGCTTACGGCGTGATTGCGGATGTCTTCATTTCAGTGGAAGAAGATTTATACAAAGCAGCAGAAAATGCTGGCGGCTGGCGCGCATTCAAAGAATTTACTATTGCAGAAGTAGTAGAAGAAAGCGAAGCGGTAAAATCATTCTATTTAAAACCAGTTAACGGCGAGAAATTACCTGCATTCAAAGCAGGACAATTCATTACATTACGTACACAAGTACCTGGCGAACAATACTTAATGAACCGCCAATATACATTAACTGACGGTTCGGAAAATTATTTCCGCATTTCTGTAAAACGTGAAGATGATGTCACACCAAACGGAATTGTTTCAAACTTCCTGCACAACGCAGAAATCGGTACAAAAGTGGACGTAAGTGCTCCTGCAGGTGTGTTCACATTAGTGGAAAATGACAGCCCAGTTCTATTCATCAGCGGTGGTGTTGGTGTAACACCATTACAAGGAATGCTAAAAACTATTGAAGGACGTCAAGCATCATTTATCCAATGTGCACGCAACGAAAATGTCGCGGCATTTAAAGAAACAATCGAAGAAAACGTTGCAGCGACAGACGGGAAATATAAAGCGGTTTATTCAGATTTAGACGGCTATATTACAAAAGCGCAAATCGAGGAATTCCTGGAACCTGGTACGGAAGTGTACGTATGTGGCCCAACAGTATTCATGGAAACGGTCATTCAATACTTAGTTGAACTAGGTGTACCTGCTGAGAAGATTCATTATGAATTCTTCGGTGCAGCGATGGCGTTACAGATTAAGAAGACAGCTTAA
- a CDS encoding Rrf2 family transcriptional regulator: protein MRLTVYTDYSLRTLMYLGVRGRENLVTIQEIANAYQISKNHLMKVTHDLGKHGYIETIRGRGGGIRLALEPEQINIGDVVRKTEDDFHLVECFNPEGNLCKISPECRLKFALGEALTAYLAVLDTYTLADVLVSKDILSELFGITQTSK, encoded by the coding sequence GTGCGGTTAACAGTATATACAGATTATTCTTTACGTACGCTCATGTATTTAGGTGTACGGGGCAGAGAGAATTTAGTTACGATTCAGGAAATAGCGAATGCGTATCAAATTTCGAAAAACCATTTAATGAAAGTAACCCATGATTTAGGGAAACATGGCTATATCGAAACGATTCGCGGACGCGGTGGCGGCATACGTCTGGCACTTGAACCTGAGCAAATCAATATTGGTGATGTCGTCCGCAAAACAGAAGATGACTTTCACCTTGTTGAATGTTTCAATCCGGAAGGGAATCTTTGCAAAATATCTCCCGAGTGCAGGCTTAAATTTGCTTTAGGTGAAGCATTAACTGCTTATTTGGCTGTGCTTGATACCTATACATTGGCGGATGTGCTCGTATCAAAAGACATATTAAGTGAATTATTCGGCATTACCCAAACTAGTAAATAG
- a CDS encoding SDR family NAD(P)-dependent oxidoreductase: protein MKKTVFITGATSGIGRIVTEMLVKEGYTVYATGRNDSAINYLNGIGAVAYKADIRVPSQIDEVVSQLPPIDIAILNAGLGYFENAVDLADQEIDQMLDVNVRAPIYLAKRLAPAMIDRKNGHLIFVGSQAGKVATKKASVYAASKHAITGFVNGLRLELAEYNIQVTGIYPGPIDTPFIQKADASNAYKDAIGKFLLPPEKVAKEVVQAIVKRPREVNLPRIMAVTSKLYAVAPALVEFVGKGFFNKK, encoded by the coding sequence ATGAAAAAAACAGTTTTTATTACAGGTGCGACAAGCGGTATTGGGCGCATCGTAACAGAAATGCTAGTAAAAGAAGGATATACCGTTTATGCGACGGGTAGAAATGACAGTGCGATTAACTATTTAAATGGGATAGGGGCGGTTGCCTACAAAGCGGATATAAGAGTTCCCTCGCAAATAGATGAAGTCGTTTCGCAACTTCCGCCAATCGATATCGCTATTTTAAACGCCGGATTAGGTTATTTTGAAAATGCCGTAGATTTAGCTGATCAGGAAATTGATCAAATGCTTGATGTCAATGTACGTGCGCCTATCTACTTGGCAAAACGTCTGGCACCGGCAATGATCGACAGAAAGAATGGCCATTTGATCTTTGTCGGTTCACAGGCAGGGAAGGTTGCTACGAAAAAAGCGAGTGTTTATGCAGCGAGTAAACATGCAATTACCGGTTTTGTAAATGGGCTTCGTCTGGAGCTGGCAGAATACAATATACAAGTTACCGGAATTTATCCTGGACCAATCGATACACCGTTTATTCAGAAAGCCGATGCATCGAACGCTTATAAGGATGCAATCGGGAAATTCCTGTTACCGCCTGAAAAAGTCGCGAAAGAAGTTGTCCAAGCAATCGTGAAACGTCCGCGCGAAGTGAACCTGCCACGTATTATGGCAGTAACGAGTAAATTATATGCAGTAGCGCCAGCACTTGTGGAATTTGTCGGCAAAGGTTTCTTTAATAAGAAGTAA
- a CDS encoding argininosuccinate synthase: protein MANKKVVLAYSGGLDTSVAIPWLKEQGWDVIAVCLDVGEGKDLEFIRNKALQVGAVESYMIDAKDEFAEDFALISLQGHTWYEQKYPLVSALSRPLISKKLVEIANETNADAVAHGCTGKGNDQVRFEVSIKALNPDLEVLAPVREWGWSRDEEIEYAAKHGVPIPATLDSPFSIDQNLWGRANEAGVMEDPWVAPPEEAYGLTVSLEEAPDTPEYVEIEFVEGKPVSINGIQMKLADLIQELNKIAGEHGIGRIDHVENRLVGIKSREVYEIPGAKVLLTAHKELEDITLVKELAHFKPIIEQKLSEIIYNGLWFNPIRTALQAFLKETQKYVNGTVRVKLYKGHAIVEGRKSPNSLYSEELATYSKHDQFNHASAVGFIELWGMPTVVASEVAKSTKQTVNK, encoded by the coding sequence ATGGCGAACAAAAAAGTCGTATTAGCATATTCAGGTGGTCTTGATACATCAGTAGCAATTCCATGGTTAAAAGAACAAGGTTGGGACGTAATCGCAGTATGTCTTGATGTTGGTGAAGGTAAAGACTTAGAATTTATCCGTAACAAAGCACTTCAAGTAGGTGCTGTTGAATCATATATGATCGATGCAAAAGATGAGTTTGCAGAGGACTTCGCATTAATCTCATTACAAGGACATACTTGGTATGAGCAAAAGTATCCATTAGTTTCTGCATTATCTCGTCCATTAATTTCAAAAAAATTAGTAGAAATCGCGAATGAAACAAATGCCGATGCAGTAGCACACGGTTGTACTGGTAAAGGGAATGACCAAGTACGTTTTGAAGTGTCAATCAAAGCATTAAATCCGGATCTTGAAGTTTTAGCACCTGTACGTGAGTGGGGCTGGAGCCGTGACGAAGAAATCGAATATGCGGCAAAACATGGTGTTCCGATTCCTGCAACACTTGATTCACCATTCTCAATCGACCAAAACTTATGGGGCCGTGCAAACGAAGCTGGTGTAATGGAAGATCCTTGGGTTGCACCACCTGAAGAAGCATACGGTTTAACAGTTTCATTGGAAGAAGCACCGGATACACCGGAATACGTTGAAATCGAATTCGTTGAAGGTAAACCAGTTTCGATTAACGGTATTCAAATGAAACTGGCAGACTTAATTCAAGAATTAAATAAAATTGCCGGTGAACACGGTATTGGACGTATCGACCACGTTGAAAACCGTCTAGTTGGTATTAAATCTCGTGAAGTATATGAAATTCCAGGTGCGAAAGTATTATTAACAGCGCATAAAGAATTAGAAGATATTACATTAGTAAAAGAGTTGGCACATTTCAAACCAATCATTGAACAAAAACTATCTGAAATTATCTATAACGGTCTTTGGTTCAACCCAATCCGTACAGCACTTCAAGCGTTCTTAAAAGAAACGCAAAAGTATGTAAACGGAACAGTTCGTGTAAAACTTTACAAAGGCCATGCGATTGTTGAAGGACGTAAATCTCCAAATTCTCTATACTCTGAAGAATTGGCGACATATTCAAAACATGACCAATTCAACCACGCTTCTGCTGTAGGCTTTATCGAATTATGGGGTATGCCAACAGTTGTTGCATCAGAAGTAGCAAAAAGCACAAAACAAACAGTAAATAAATAA
- the argH gene encoding argininosuccinate lyase encodes MAKLWGGRFQKSAESWVDEFGASIGFDQQLVLEDIEGSVAHVTMLGAQNILPKEDVEKILDGLAQLKVKAEAGELEFSVSNEDIHLNLEKMLIDLIGPVGGKLHTGRSRNDQVATDMHLFLKKRVPEVIGLIEHFQKTIVEQAEQNVDTIAPGYTHLQRAQPISFAHHLMVYFWQLQRDKERFTESMKRIDILPLGAGAMAGTTFPIDRLKSAELLGFAEVYANSMDAVSDRDFIVEFLSNSALLMTHLSRFAEEIIIWSTDEFKFIELDDAFSTGSSIMPQKKNPDMAELIRGKTGRAYGNLMGLLTVLKGTPLTYNKDMQEDKEGMFDTMETVLGSLKIFEGMVRTMTVNKARLHSAVHSDFSNATELADYLATKGMPFREAHEVTGKLVFTCIQQGIYLLDLPLEEMQKESALIEEDIYAVLAPEAAVSRRNSLGGTGFEQVALQIQNAKQLLV; translated from the coding sequence ATGGCAAAATTATGGGGCGGTCGTTTCCAAAAGTCTGCAGAAAGCTGGGTTGACGAGTTCGGGGCATCGATTGGCTTTGATCAGCAGTTAGTATTGGAAGATATTGAAGGTTCTGTAGCACATGTCACAATGCTAGGTGCACAAAATATTTTACCAAAAGAAGATGTCGAGAAAATTCTGGACGGTCTTGCACAATTAAAAGTAAAAGCCGAAGCGGGTGAACTGGAGTTTTCGGTTTCAAATGAAGACATCCATTTAAATCTTGAGAAAATGCTGATTGATCTGATCGGTCCTGTTGGCGGAAAGCTTCATACTGGACGCTCACGTAATGACCAGGTTGCAACAGATATGCACTTATTCCTGAAAAAGCGCGTACCTGAAGTAATCGGCTTAATCGAACATTTCCAAAAAACGATTGTTGAGCAGGCAGAACAGAATGTGGATACGATTGCGCCTGGCTATACGCATTTACAGCGTGCACAGCCGATTAGTTTTGCACATCACTTAATGGTTTACTTCTGGCAGCTGCAACGTGATAAAGAGCGTTTCACTGAATCGATGAAACGCATTGATATTTTACCGTTAGGTGCCGGCGCGATGGCAGGTACAACATTCCCGATTGACCGTTTAAAATCGGCTGAACTGCTTGGATTTGCGGAAGTGTATGCCAATTCTATGGATGCGGTAAGTGACCGTGACTTTATCGTTGAATTTTTATCCAATTCAGCATTATTAATGACACACTTATCACGTTTCGCGGAAGAAATCATTATTTGGTCTACGGATGAATTTAAATTCATTGAGCTGGATGATGCATTCTCAACAGGGTCATCCATTATGCCACAAAAGAAAAATCCGGATATGGCAGAATTGATCCGCGGAAAAACAGGTCGTGCATACGGGAACTTAATGGGGCTGTTAACGGTATTAAAAGGTACGCCGTTAACGTACAACAAAGATATGCAGGAAGATAAAGAGGGCATGTTCGACACGATGGAAACGGTATTAGGTTCACTGAAAATTTTCGAAGGTATGGTTCGTACAATGACGGTCAACAAAGCGCGTCTTCACAGTGCGGTACATTCAGATTTTTCAAATGCGACAGAGCTTGCGGATTACTTGGCGACAAAAGGGATGCCGTTCCGTGAAGCGCATGAAGTAACAGGGAAGCTTGTATTTACATGTATCCAGCAAGGAATCTATTTACTGGATCTGCCGTTGGAAGAAATGCAGAAAGAATCCGCATTAATTGAAGAAGATATTTACGCAGTACTTGCACCGGAAGCTGCTGTTAGCCGACGAAATTCATTAGGCGGCACAGGCTTTGAGCAAGTGGCACTTCAAATTCAAAACGCAAAACAATTATTAGTATAG
- a CDS encoding MFS transporter: MTNTKTSQSWVLTLFALGVFMAALDNGIISAALTTINSSFNVEANWGAWGVTLYTLGLAISVPIVGKLSDRYGRKKLFIVEIALFGLGSLLVALSPNFTFYLISRFIQAMGGGGIFIIGTSYVVSTLPAEKQGKALGLLGGMNGIAAVLGPNIGSIILDLTGSWHWLFLINVPIAIFLVIMGFLKLEETKDAAPGKLDMTGTVLLSVAILGIMYGLTNIEGVNFFSSLIEPTVYPYLLAGMIVLVILYFYETRLERRGGDPILPVGLMRQPTYLLTLLLGLLSGAMLAAMIFIPAFSEQVLGIKSEHAGYWMTPLALAAGVGAAVGGILVDKRGPILAVLFSGLAAAIGFFLFPAWIDAKWQFVIASVIGGVGIGVLLGAPLNILATEKLEANKGTALASLSLIRTIGMTIAPTIYAGFIARGFSEIPSLFKNDFQGILQQNLQQANLSEEATAELAQVGSQFAAGGQFSEEQMMSVVQNIQDPTLKEVILNSVNEVTVMAAQNGYGGLFYSAVVIAIIIFVVGLILKPIRKKSMEI, translated from the coding sequence ATGACAAATACAAAGACTTCGCAATCATGGGTGCTTACATTATTTGCACTTGGCGTATTTATGGCCGCACTGGATAACGGAATTATCAGTGCTGCACTGACAACGATCAACAGCTCGTTTAATGTCGAAGCAAACTGGGGAGCCTGGGGTGTTACACTGTACACACTTGGCTTAGCAATCAGTGTTCCGATTGTAGGGAAACTTTCGGACCGTTATGGACGCAAGAAACTGTTTATTGTGGAAATTGCGTTGTTTGGTCTGGGATCGCTGCTTGTGGCACTTAGCCCGAACTTTACATTTTATTTAATTTCCCGTTTCATCCAGGCGATGGGCGGAGGCGGTATTTTTATTATCGGTACTTCGTATGTCGTTAGTACACTGCCTGCGGAAAAGCAAGGGAAAGCGTTGGGATTACTTGGTGGTATGAATGGGATTGCCGCTGTTTTAGGTCCGAATATCGGAAGTATCATTCTGGATTTGACAGGCAGCTGGCATTGGCTGTTTTTAATTAATGTGCCAATCGCAATTTTCCTAGTCATCATGGGTTTTCTTAAACTGGAAGAAACGAAAGACGCAGCACCCGGCAAGCTTGATATGACGGGTACGGTTTTACTTTCTGTTGCAATTTTAGGCATTATGTACGGACTGACAAATATTGAGGGTGTAAACTTTTTCAGCTCTCTTATCGAACCGACAGTCTATCCATATTTACTAGCTGGAATGATCGTACTAGTGATTCTTTATTTCTATGAAACACGCCTTGAGCGTCGTGGAGGGGACCCGATTTTACCGGTAGGGTTAATGCGTCAGCCGACTTATTTACTGACATTACTGTTAGGTCTTCTATCTGGTGCAATGCTTGCTGCAATGATCTTCATTCCGGCCTTCTCTGAGCAAGTACTGGGTATTAAATCCGAGCATGCGGGCTACTGGATGACACCGCTTGCACTGGCTGCAGGAGTAGGGGCAGCAGTTGGCGGTATTTTAGTCGATAAAAGAGGTCCGATTTTAGCTGTTCTGTTTTCAGGTCTTGCAGCCGCAATTGGTTTCTTCCTGTTCCCGGCATGGATTGATGCAAAATGGCAGTTTGTCATTGCATCTGTTATTGGCGGTGTCGGCATTGGGGTACTTCTTGGAGCACCACTGAATATTTTAGCAACAGAAAAACTTGAAGCGAATAAAGGGACGGCATTAGCGTCATTATCATTAATCCGAACAATCGGGATGACAATCGCGCCGACGATTTATGCCGGGTTTATCGCACGCGGCTTCAGTGAAATTCCGTCATTATTTAAAAACGATTTCCAAGGAATTTTACAGCAAAATTTACAACAGGCGAATCTATCGGAAGAGGCAACTGCAGAACTTGCTCAAGTAGGCAGTCAGTTTGCAGCAGGCGGTCAGTTTTCCGAGGAACAAATGATGAGTGTCGTTCAAAATATTCAAGATCCGACGTTAAAAGAGGTCATTTTGAATTCTGTCAATGAAGTAACGGTCATGGCAGCACAAAACGGCTATGGCGGTCTATTTTACTCGGCGGTTGTCATTGCCATCATTATTTTTGTAGTTGGATTGATTTTAAAACCAATTCGAAAAAAATCTATGGAAATTTAA
- a CDS encoding toxic anion resistance protein, with protein sequence MAENPLFEDLNKRAEQEPAQTTDLVEQPQKQLVSEQELSQIRQRQEQLKQQPQVQQLAEKIDVKNQIAVLEFGKETAQGISTFSDRMLATIKQSNLEKSTTLLNNLNKIMDRFDPQDFQEEQKKGFLKKLFSKSKEQLERILSKYDTMNKEVDAVYNEIQKYEVEMKRNTVQLEQMYDENLNYFHTLSEHIAAIDIKVNDLRQQLPALSARADSGDHEAIMELETVTRGIELLEQRGYDLEMAQQVSFQSAPQIRLMQQGNNHLIGKINSAFVTTIPIFKQGLIHAVTMQRQKLVSDSMAELDRRTNEMLVRNAENVRQNSVNIARQAGSPSIKVETIETTWKTIISGIEETKQIQAETVRNREEGRKRIEQLQLEYEKLKSM encoded by the coding sequence ATGGCTGAAAATCCATTATTTGAAGATTTAAATAAACGTGCTGAGCAAGAGCCCGCTCAAACGACTGATCTAGTCGAACAACCACAAAAACAACTCGTTTCGGAACAGGAGCTTTCTCAAATCCGTCAACGTCAGGAACAGTTAAAACAACAGCCTCAAGTTCAACAGCTTGCTGAAAAAATTGATGTGAAAAACCAGATCGCGGTTCTTGAATTCGGGAAAGAAACGGCTCAGGGAATTTCAACATTTTCAGACCGAATGCTTGCAACGATTAAGCAAAGCAATCTGGAAAAGTCGACAACGTTACTGAACAATTTAAATAAAATTATGGACCGCTTTGATCCTCAGGATTTCCAGGAGGAACAGAAAAAGGGCTTCCTGAAAAAGCTGTTCTCAAAAAGCAAAGAGCAATTGGAGCGTATTTTATCCAAATACGACACGATGAATAAAGAAGTCGATGCCGTTTATAACGAAATTCAGAAGTACGAAGTGGAAATGAAAAGAAACACGGTACAGCTGGAACAAATGTATGATGAAAATTTAAACTACTTCCATACGTTAAGCGAACATATTGCGGCGATCGATATTAAAGTTAATGATCTACGTCAACAACTGCCGGCATTGTCGGCTAGAGCGGATTCCGGTGACCATGAAGCCATTATGGAGCTGGAAACGGTAACACGTGGAATCGAGCTATTGGAACAACGAGGCTACGACCTTGAAATGGCCCAGCAAGTATCATTCCAGTCAGCGCCGCAAATCCGTTTAATGCAGCAAGGGAACAACCATTTAATCGGTAAGATCAACTCGGCATTCGTGACGACTATTCCGATCTTCAAACAAGGTCTGATTCATGCCGTTACAATGCAGCGACAAAAACTTGTTTCGGATTCGATGGCTGAACTCGACCGCCGTACGAATGAAATGCTCGTACGAAATGCAGAAAATGTCCGTCAAAATTCAGTGAACATTGCACGTCAGGCAGGCAGTCCAAGCATCAAAGTCGAAACAATTGAAACGACTTGGAAAACGATCATTTCCGGTATTGAAGAAACAAAACAAATTCAGGCAGAAACGGTGCGCAATCGTGAAGAAGGACGTAAGCGCATTGAACAATTACAGCTTGAATATGAAAAATTAAAGAGCATGTAA
- a CDS encoding cytosine deaminase, with protein sequence MEKNLMKIDEFLKMPKSVIRRANERDVLSIKNELLILMNEKSDMYDKAHIRKLINEIQFLNVFVVKEDFDKTIFSYEPPKYASPRVTIKESGWIELIK encoded by the coding sequence ATGGAAAAGAACTTAATGAAAATCGACGAATTTCTAAAAATGCCGAAAAGTGTTATACGCAGAGCAAATGAACGAGACGTATTGAGTATAAAAAATGAGCTCCTTATATTAATGAATGAGAAAAGCGACATGTATGATAAAGCGCATATCCGAAAGTTAATCAACGAAATTCAATTTTTAAATGTGTTTGTAGTAAAGGAAGATTTTGATAAAACCATATTTTCCTACGAACCTCCAAAATACGCATCACCCCGCGTAACGATCAAAGAAAGCGGCTGGATCGAACTAATCAAATAA
- a CDS encoding DMT family transporter, whose product MERLKGIAMIIVGSMFWGATGPMMEWLLQTTSMTAEFMLAVRLMIAGVLILTIVAMQKKPVFSIWKNRNYSVQLLIFSVIGMVGLQFTFVKSIEVSNAIIATLLQFLAPIFIVIYTSVIGKVLPPRSQLIGIFGTLVGLFLLLTNGSVSELLVSKEALVWGLLLGFTYAFYTLYPARLMAEVGVIIIIGWGMIIGGLIFSVTGQLWKPEQWLLLLDPVNVVIIIATGILGSFAYILFLTSLKYISPVETSILSSIEPLTAMAISVVWLGATLYNWQYVGTLLMLVFVAYLSIAGSKKSPNSNV is encoded by the coding sequence GTGGAACGATTGAAAGGCATAGCGATGATTATTGTAGGTTCGATGTTTTGGGGGGCTACCGGTCCGATGATGGAATGGCTACTTCAAACAACGTCCATGACCGCTGAGTTTATGCTAGCAGTACGGTTAATGATCGCAGGCGTTTTAATTCTTACGATTGTAGCTATGCAGAAAAAACCGGTATTCTCCATTTGGAAAAACCGGAACTATTCGGTGCAATTACTGATTTTCAGTGTAATCGGAATGGTAGGGTTACAATTTACGTTTGTGAAGTCGATTGAAGTGAGTAATGCAATAATTGCAACACTCCTGCAGTTTTTAGCGCCAATCTTCATCGTCATCTATACATCGGTTATTGGGAAGGTTCTTCCACCGCGCAGTCAATTGATCGGTATTTTTGGTACACTTGTCGGATTGTTTCTATTGCTGACAAATGGCTCGGTTTCAGAGTTGCTGGTTAGTAAGGAAGCACTTGTCTGGGGACTGCTGTTAGGATTTACGTATGCGTTTTATACACTGTATCCTGCTCGGCTGATGGCTGAAGTAGGGGTCATCATTATTATTGGCTGGGGTATGATAATCGGCGGACTTATCTTCTCGGTAACGGGACAGCTTTGGAAGCCGGAGCAATGGCTGTTGCTGCTGGATCCAGTGAATGTCGTCATCATTATTGCTACGGGTATTTTAGGATCCTTCGCGTATATTTTATTTTTAACAAGCCTGAAATACATATCCCCAGTTGAAACGAGTATCTTATCGAGTATTGAACCATTGACAGCGATGGCGATTTCCGTTGTCTGGCTCGGTGCAACTTTGTATAACTGGCAATATGTCGGAACTTTATTAATGCTCGTTTTTGTCGCCTATTTATCAATTGCCGGGAGCAAAAAGTCTCCCAATTCGAATGTCTAA
- a CDS encoding M20 family metallopeptidase has translation MEAFDFFTLHEKDIKDDIKRLVLADSPSQNKELLDLCKDVLQSMFYDYFHVKATEYAMEHNGNHLRFEMGEGTEQILMIGHYDTVWDKGALPYREEEDKIFGPGILDMKSGLVSAIWFFKYVQKMNLPLKRRVVFFLNSDEEIGSPTSRALIEAEAKKSVAAFILEPAVTVSGELKIARKGTSRYLLNIHGLASHAGNNPRDGVSAITEAARQILNIDALNDYEKGTTLNVGMIQGGGKLNVIPDEAHVGVDVRSVTRTEQERIDDYFEALKPYDQRTKIEIDGGINRPPMERDEESEELFEIAQEEAEDLGFDVDEASVGGASDGNFTSLYTPTLDGLGLVGDGIHAEHEHILKEHIIERFALLTNTLLEVVNEIEMEGIQDDG, from the coding sequence ATGGAAGCATTCGATTTTTTCACATTGCATGAAAAAGATATAAAAGATGATATTAAACGCTTAGTATTAGCCGATTCACCTTCGCAAAACAAAGAGCTGCTTGATTTGTGCAAAGATGTACTCCAGTCGATGTTTTATGACTATTTTCATGTAAAGGCAACAGAATATGCGATGGAGCATAACGGCAATCATCTCCGCTTTGAAATGGGCGAAGGAACCGAACAGATTTTAATGATCGGTCATTATGATACTGTTTGGGATAAAGGGGCTTTGCCATATCGGGAGGAAGAAGATAAAATTTTCGGTCCGGGTATTTTGGATATGAAATCAGGTCTCGTCAGTGCGATTTGGTTTTTTAAATATGTTCAAAAAATGAATCTGCCTTTGAAGCGCCGCGTTGTATTTTTCCTGAACAGTGATGAAGAAATCGGAAGCCCAACGTCGAGAGCGCTGATCGAAGCAGAGGCCAAAAAATCGGTAGCCGCTTTTATACTGGAGCCTGCAGTTACCGTTTCAGGTGAACTGAAAATTGCGCGAAAAGGGACATCCAGGTATTTGCTGAACATTCACGGACTTGCATCACACGCGGGGAATAATCCGCGCGATGGTGTCAGCGCAATTACGGAAGCGGCAAGGCAAATTCTGAATATCGATGCGCTCAACGACTATGAAAAGGGGACAACACTCAATGTCGGGATGATCCAGGGCGGCGGCAAATTGAACGTGATTCCCGATGAGGCGCATGTAGGGGTCGATGTCCGATCGGTTACACGGACAGAGCAGGAGCGGATCGACGATTATTTCGAGGCGCTTAAACCATACGATCAGCGCACGAAAATCGAAATCGATGGGGGAATTAACCGGCCACCGATGGAACGAGATGAAGAAAGTGAAGAACTGTTCGAAATTGCGCAGGAAGAAGCGGAAGATCTTGGTTTTGATGTGGATGAAGCATCAGTCGGCGGTGCAAGTGACGGCAATTTCACGTCGTTATATACGCCGACATTGGATGGTCTGGGCCTTGTAGGGGACGGTATTCATGCAGAACATGAGCATATTTTAAAAGAGCATATCATTGAACGCTTCGCACTTTTAACGAATACATTGCTGGAAGTTGTCAATGAGATTGAGATGGAGGGAATTCAGGATGACGGCTGA